The following DNA comes from Capsicum annuum cultivar UCD-10X-F1 chromosome 7, UCD10Xv1.1, whole genome shotgun sequence.
aggatgtttgtaagagggatagttttaagtatcttgggtctatgattcagagGAATGGCGAGATTGATAAGGATGTCTCTAAttgtattggagcaggttggatgaagtgaaGGCTCGCctcaggagtgttgtgtgataagaaggtgcctcttaagcttaaagacaaattctacagagtggcagtccgtccggccatgctgtatggagcggagtgttggtcagtcaagaactcccacatccaaaaattgaaggtggcgaaaatgagaatgttgcgttggatgtgtggacttactagaggggaccgagttaggaatgagattatccgggagaaggtgggagtggcttcggtggaggataagatgcgggaaggaagattaagatagtttgggcatgtgatgaggaggtgtacggatgccccagttcgtaggtgtgagagactagctttggatggcttcaagaggagtagaggtaggccgaagcattactggagggaggtgattagacatgacatggagcagctacagcttacggaggacatgaccctagataggaaggtgtggagggcgcggataagggtagaaggctactgtgagtgtgtgggttgtagcaagtagtTAGGTGAtttcttgtgtagccgggttagtaatcttTGAACTGTGTCCATAGGGAGGAGTCTCTAGccaggagagtttgggtgtggtgggtgtctttggtctgtGTGTGTATGTTCCTACTTGGTGGGTGTCCTATTTTTTAGTCCGTACTTCATAGTGCTCTTATTTCTCTTTTCTCGCATTTTCTATGATTtccatttttgatatttttattccatatttctgttatgtcatccatcctgctACTTGTTTCATTACGAccttatttactattctttatcttgagccgagggtctatcgaaaatagtctctctacttcttcggaggtagaggtatggattgcgtacatcttaccctccccagaccccactttgtgggaacacactgggtattttgttgttgttgttgttgttatacgGATTGAAGCACTACCTTTAACGAAATGAAGGTGGTTTGGCATAGGAGAGTCAAATTATCCAGTCTCTGATTAATTTTGGACATAAAGTTGTTGAATTTTAAGAATAATTCAGTAACACAAAGTCTAACCTTGttaagaagattgatggaaattTATTTGGATTGGATGAAAGATTTACACATGATGTTTATTGACCTAGAGAAAATGTATGACAGTGTGTAAAGAAAAGTTTTTTGTGGGTGTTGGAGAAAAAGGAATTCATATATATAAACGTAGAAAAGCCACAAAGGATGTGTAGGAAGGAGCAAGGTTTAGTGAAAGGACAGTTGTAGAAGATACAAATGAATTTCCTATACTGGTGAGTTCACACCAGGGATTAATATTGAGCCTGTGCTTATTAGTTATGGAttagatataacaatacacaggACAAGGTCCCAGTTCTTTTGGAGTTTAAGGAGTAGTTGATTAATTGCTCATAAGCGCACCTTCTGTGTTTGCTGTTACGTAGCAATACTTGGTTTATAGAAAGTCACATGGGGAACATAATGTTCATGTCTTCATGGTCAGCTAATGGTACCTAAACGATCATATCTACCTTCTTTGTTAATGAGATCTGTTTTTCTTTTTCGGGTAGTTGGAAGTTGATTAAAAATTTGTAGAACATGTTATATGTAATCCTTTTCCTCCTTTTGCTTCAGTTATTCCAAGTGGTTTTATGACTCATTCTCTGGAGTAGTCTGCTACTCAATGTAACTGTAAATAAATCTTCAGAGGGTCTTTTGACTACATGCTAGTTGCTACTTCAAATGCTGACTCTTAGGAGCAGCTCCCCACCCTTGCAGGAAAATAGTACTTCCTTTTTCCCTACTTATAACACACTTTTTATTGAGCCAAACACATTGTATACTTATTTACGATGTGATAATGTTTGATGGATAAGATCATGGAATGGTGCTGGAAAGCTGACCATTTGGTATTCACAGCATTCTGGAATAAAAAGATCTATTATTTATCCGGATTTTAGATGTTACTTATCTTCTGAATTGAACATTTAGCAGAATATCCATTTTCACTTCAGTAATGAGTAGGGccgggcatattttggtttaaaccgaaaaaattgaaccgaaatttaattttggtttggtttttggtttttCGGATTGGTTtcggtttcaaattttagaaatttggttaaacggtttggtttttgGATTTACAAAAAAAGAATTCGGATAAACCGAAAAaccgaaattatataaataatatattataaaatatatatatatatatatatatatatatatatataatttaatatatatgtaaatatactaaaaatataatataatctgatataacatataaatatataaattataattatttagtaaccctaaatactaatatactgctttgctttagaccctaacattaacgtgaaggctgcagcgctcaaccatcctcagttcgtcaattcatttgaaatttcaacgtCGCCAACGACAGTTGTTTGCTCAGTTCGTCACTACTGTCGGCAGTCGCTGCCGAGTGCGGCCATTGCCGTCACGCCAACGACGATGACTCAGCGAGGTCGATATTTGTGGTTATTTCATgcatgttgaattaattatatttgagaatgaaaattaggattgaaaaaaagattatttttctagaaaaatcaccaattttaaatgttcactactttaatctttaaaatcgaaataaaaatccgaaataaccgaaccaaatttgtaaaaaccgaaccaaactgTAGTAATGAGTCTAATTGAGAAAGCAAAATGCTGATATGCTTGCAGGTGCTATGCAGTTGCACTTCTTGAAGACAGGAAATACTCAACCTTAGCTCCTTTCGGTGGCTTTGCATTTATTGCTGCTTGGGCAAGTTTGTTATTTTAGGAGAACGGATGCCCAGAGCTAGCAAGCTGTAGTTGCTAAACTTGTTGATGCTGCAGATTTACTGAGCGTTTGGTGAATAAACGTGCTAGTGACACTTTCCTGTTTCACTTTTTGTAAAATAGTAATGGAACTGGTGGAAATGTCCTGTAAGCATCATTCGACAGTTCGCTCCATATAACTTATCGCTAAAGTTGAAATTTCCCAATGCAAAGTTAATGTTAAGTTTGAGCTTTCATATTGTTTTGCCGTGCCCATGAGCTTGAGTTTTATCTGTACCAAGTGAAGTCACCCAGGCCAATTAAACTGAGGTATGACGATTGAGTTCATTTGGCGCTCGTCTTTTTCATGTCACTTTTAATTTGTTTACAAACACCAACTGAAATTGCTCCGAGTAAAGAAGCACCAAATAGAGAGAAATTAGTGGATGTTACAATTGCATCTAGCAGCCAATAtgtcgaatcttagttgcaaaaATGGCTACAACATATAGAATTCAACTGCTCAGACTCAGGATGCATTCAGTTGTTTCTTGGCATAACTGATGAAAACCTCAACTTGGCTTTAAGAGACTGAAAAGCACTTAGCACTAGGGCCTGTACTCGTAATGGCAAGAATTATGACCTATGTGCAAGCAAAAAATTAGCTAGATTTGTTGTTGTATGGAGTACTAAGTAAAGAATTTGTGAAAAAGtataaagaaaaagcaagtagtacaataaaagtaaagctaCCTAAATAGCACATGATAGTATATAAGATGTCCATACTGATCTAACATAGAAGATTTCACTTGGTTTCTTTTTCTCCTTGTACTTTAACATGGTTTCATGTGATTGCATGACCTAGACATTCCTTTGGACGCAGAGCGGGTTTTTCCTTTTACTTCTTTTCTCACTTTATTGAGATGTCGTTGGCGCTTTTGGATAGCGACACGGAGACTGAACTATGATTTGAGATGATTTTAACCATTGAGGACAAACTCATTGAGCACCTTTGGGATGTGGGAGGACTCCCCCACTAGTAGAGGATACTCGTTCAATTTCTATCCTTTGTTTTGTTTATACTAAACTTGATCTTTTCCAAACATGACTTTCGATTCCATAGAGCGAGAATCTCCTTTATCAGGACTTAGGAGCATACTCCAACCATTCCTCTAATCGTCTAATTTGGCACTTGTTGGTTGGTTAGCacttaacaacacaagattatatCTGTCATTTGTTTCTGTTCACTAGGGTGACATGGCATAATAAacaaatcatataaattgcagcAAGAACTTTAtccaaattgaaaaagaaaactaCTTACTAGGGTCAACTTGAGTAACCATGGCCGCATTGTTGAAGAAACAGGTTCCACCTTTCTTCTTGTACTTCTGGAAGTAATTGTTGAAGGCATAAGAAGCGTGGTCTCTCACTGTGTTTGGGTAATAACAAACCTGGTCCTTCTGAATCTTGCTACAATCTGCACCTCCTTTCCCACATGCCCAATCTAAAGCTACTTGCAACTCATTGTCTGGTGTCTGCTCATCTGCTATGCACCATTCTTCTAGCTGCCCATTCACTATGAAAGCACCAAAACAAAAAAAGTGGAAATAAAATATGACTATCAAATGGCGGAAAACTTAATCTACCAAATAGGATTTGTCAGGTGGTCACTCAACTAGTAGTTATTATCTCAGAAAGTCGCCTTCCTTAttgattcctttttttttatcaacaaggaaagtgactttctgaaataatCACTATTAGTCGAGTGACTATATGAGAAATCAACTCGTTCTAAATGCAAAAGAGTTGGGATTTTACCTGAAATTTTTGTGACAAACATGAAAAGCAGCAGAGCAAGAAAAATTCTTGACATACTTCTCCTCTGTGGCAAGTTGAGAGAGACTTGCTTGGGGGTATGAGAGGGTGGTGGAGAATGTGGCGCTCACTGACAGTTATTACTTATTATTGGTATTTGATGAAGTGCGATGCTATCCACGTCTCACATGCAGGGGTTTAACCAATAAAATTTAGGCTCTACtaaattgttttgatattttattagaaGAGATTCTGATTTCTGACTGAAACTTTTAAAATCTCATGGGTTGATAGCTAGGGGTTTCCAAATTCAACATGGATAGCATACAAAGATATGCTAGAGTACTGACAATAATGCCCACAAAACTGAACAGTGTTTTAAGTGTAGGCTATATTTTATTAGTAATAGAAAGACCATGGTGCACTAAGCTCCTGCTATACACGAAATTTAGGGAAGACCAGGACCACAAGGGTTTTGGTCACGTGACAATAATTTTATAATGAAAATTACTGAATAAAAAGGTGAGACATTTTCATTTCTCCTAATTTTGTAGCAAGGACAAGAAGTcaaaaaaatgagtgaaaatggtTTTCCTCCAAAGTAGAGCTGTCAAAATGGGCATAACCCGTAAGGCTGGCTCAATCCAACCCTTTAATTAAATGGGGTTGGGCTAAGTTTTTTCAATCCATTTAGAAATTAGGCTTATAAGTCCAACCTCACTTGGCT
Coding sequences within:
- the LOC107878118 gene encoding PLASMODESMATA CALLOSE-BINDING PROTEIN 5-like → MSRIFLALLLFMFVTKISVNGQLEEWCIADEQTPDNELQVALDWACGKGGADCSKIQKDQVCYYPNTVRDHASYAFNNYFQKYKKKGGTCFFNNAAMVTQVDPSHNSCHYEYRP